Genomic window (Cucumis sativus cultivar 9930 chromosome 2, Cucumber_9930_V3, whole genome shotgun sequence):
AGTCTTCGTTGTTGGCATTGCAGAGTACATCTGTTTGGGTTGAGGTATAAAGATGGatacttctttttaataacatCCATTGTGTTGATTTTTCTGGGAATGACTGCCCATAAAAagtatttgcatttttttggGCATAGTTGAAGACCATATGATTTCAAAGATTTGAAGGTTTTCTTGAGAGAATTGATGTGATCACGATgattgttgaataagaaattttgaaaccaatcacaaattgccacataatttattaaattaatgatgaaaaaataaaaatgcaaataattaaatttaagactaattaaaattgacatgtgcccaaattaaagaattgaaaacataaactagccaattctaataatgccacatgtttttattttaatcgttggattaagttaatcattttggttcaattaaatattattgacttggactaagttcaattaagcccaAAAATAAGCTTAAGTGAGCCCAAATATAACCTAAATCCATGTGGTTGAGTtcatgggtctggtccattGACTAACTAAGTTCAAGCCCATAAAGCTCGCCAGTgaagtctataaatagaggagttCTCTTCATTTGTAAGAGTTGAAAATTTGACTCTAGAAGGTCTAGAGAGAATTTTTCCAAGAGttagaagactccctaactcctGAAGTCGATcatcctcgaagattgaagcttctttGTGCTCCGTTTCCTCCAACTTCCCTCGAAGATCAGCTCTTTTTAAGagacaaactttcttccaagactccaacttcaagaacatcacgtgccccgcttcctccaaatcaagcatATGCATTCAgtcgagagagaatcagaggatcaaattgtAGAGATAGAACCACattgcatcaaatcaacaaaaatacaacatcaacacaaAAGTTCAAGACCACGAAATAAATTTCCCtggaaatctcgtgcgaacaatGATCATCTTGCAAAGCCTTTTTAGCAGAAGCGGTGGTATAACATTTGTTTCCATTTAAACTCCATGTTGATGTGCTAATACCTCTTTGAGGATTGGGAGTTGGTAGTAGAGGCTTTATGTTGTTCCATAGAGTACTCTCCCTTTCATTGAGAGATATTCTAGGCTTGATATTCCAATCATTTAAGATTTGGTTCCAGGGTTAGTTGACATAGATATCATTTGAATTGGATAAAGCAAAAAGTCCCGGATAGGATATGAGTAGAGGACTTTTCTCATTCCACCTTCCATGCCAGAAAGAGATTCCTTCTTCGTTGCTTATTTGCCACTTGAAGTTACTTTCAAACcatgatttgtttttaattatagacATCCAAGGGGCCTTTTGACTGTAGTGCTTTCTTGATAAGGGAAAGTCCCCTACAACAGAGGTGGTGTACTTGgcactaataattaattttcctcCATGGCGCAGATATCACCAAAGCCATTTGCATAAAAGCACGTGGTTTgtagttttaagttttgataTACCCAAacctcctttttcttttgggctTGTTACGATATATCCCAATTGACAATAGCTAAGGTGAGAGACAGTTGAGCTTGGATTGTCCATATTTGAATCCCAGAGGAACTTTTTCCAgatatttttaatctatttataaaatgtcgTCGGAGCTTTGAAGACAGAGAGTTGGTAGGTTGGAAGACTGGCGTGCAGAAGCTTTAGTTTTTTCCTCATTTTGAGAACTTTTCAGTCCAGCAGtgagaatataaaattatatactaTTTAATTGACTTTCAGTCAATGGTAATTTTATAAGTACTagcatatatattaaactacTTATGTACACACATTATTAAATCACTTCCCTCTTCCCTAATTAGTTGaaggaaaatagaaaacacatctaattaaataattaaatgtgtGAGTTTAAGTTGTATTATTAAATCTCGGATTGCCTAAGatcaataaaatttgtgtAAGAAATCTCTCACTAATCCAGGAGGCAATAAagtaatacatatatattttatgtaccTGCCAAAGCTTCAAAATTAGATTACCTAAACCTTTAAAGAAACAACCGAAcaagaaaacagaaataatagaattaccgaactatatatttataaaacattgcctattttaataaaaaaattactattaatatattttaaaaattttctatattttataaatatttccattaattattatttaacaaaataaaaaaaatgtccatCAACCCTACATAACTTGGagttaatcttttttataaattttaaatttgttcttccagaatttcataatattatttttcagaatttatCTCCTCCtcatcatatttttatattggGTGTCATCCTTTTTATAaagacaatattttttttattctttttcaattatcaaatatcgtgtccttttcttttcaccaCATGCTCGTTTGGATTTAGTACAAGATCGTACCAAGATCGTTTAGGTTTAGGTTTGATACAAGATTGTTTTTTCAAGCTGTATGTGGTCGATTAGTCACAATgtacttttattatttcacGCCATGGGCTTctagatttttatattttacattcTGTTCtattcaaaaattcaaatttaggaaatatttttttagatataaaaaataacttctATCACGTgtcatatattacaaaatcgagaaacaaaagaaatgaaaaaaatattattgagtCTTATCTTCCCCCCTCGACAATgagaatattattattgttattggaaAAATTAACATAATGTATGTTAGTTGTTGGTTTAGTTTGACTTTatatactataaatatataaacaaaatttaaatacaatccttaaaagttaatttatataattttcatgtaATATAATTGTGCAAAGATTAAAAGTTAAGAGTGTTTAAAATAGTatctaaatcaaaataaaaataattaagataattaagaTCAACGATAACTTGTTTAGtaccaatattttaaaaaaattataaatataaccaaatttattgttgtgaactattatttttctttttgtagagtattatatttgtgaatattttaGATGAGATTGTTATACGTGGACAACcccatcaaattaattaattgattatgtgaaaatgtgaataatttttatttaatgattgaaaatattaaatttgagcCAAATTCAAATGGGCAAGTgggaaatataatttttgtgataagatttaaaaatagtaataataataaaaaaaaaagaatcacgtgaaacataaaataaaaagaagagtgGGAAATTAGCAAAGTAATGAGGCTCGTATTTACATGAAAGAAGAGTGcataatttaatctttatttatttataaactttggTTTGTCTTTTTTCCATATAAAAGACCCTTTGGAAACAAGAAATCTTACACATAATCCAAAACTCAAATTCTAAAAGCATCATattattcacttttttttccctctcccTTTTAGAaactctcttccttttcaatttaagaaatacAACATGGCATCTGATGGCTGTGTGAAGGGGAAGAGGATAACAATTTTGAGCATAGATGGTGGTGGCATTAGAGGCATTATTCCTGGAACTATTCTAGCTTTTCTCGAGTCTAAACTTcaggtaataataatatacgtatatttcaattttgtgtttcaAAATATAGTTACGTTCAActaaattttagttcaactTGATTATAAACAATTGAATGTTAAGGATCCCACGATCAAAGGATGAGCATCCAGTTGGccataattagttttttagcCAAAAACTCACATCAACATTGAACCAATTATGGTTGgtttagtaaatgttcaaaccGACTTCGATCATAAAAGAGTATAAACCGTAGTCAGTTCATCGGTTGGtttaaacctttgaaatatgttttaaattgttgCCTAATTGATTAGGTTATGGTTGGTTTTTTTCAGTCTATCATACTCCGTTTGTACTCgagaaaaaaatgaggagAGATCTAATTACTCCTCCCACTTGTAGACAATTAGTTGGTGAGGTATAATACCATTTTCATTACCTAATGTGGTATCAAAGTTGTTCATGAAGTCTCGAATATTGACCATTCataaaaagatcaaattatGGACGGTGATATTGAAAAGCATGTGTTAAGGGTAGTTACATACTCCTCCCATTATGATATTGTAAGTTTACGTactaaaaatttgtatttatggTTGTTTGGATGATACACTTTTGGCTAGGAATTGGATGGTCCTGATGTGAGAATAGCAGATTACTTTGATGTAATTAGTGGTACAAGCACGGGTGGTTTGGTTACCTCCATGCTTACTGCTCCTGACGAGAATAATCGACCTTTGTATGCTGCAAAAGATCTTACTCGCTTCTACATAGAACATGGACCTAAAATCTTCCCtcaaagaaagtttgtatttttcttcccctcttgtatataaattattatataaaatttcaaattctatgtATATACtatcaataaaatatgaaattttgttatatttgtaaatggTTTTAGTAGTTcctttcttcaaaaaaaattcttgttATTTCTCTTACTAAAGCCAGTGTCTTATGGTGTAAACATAGTCATTTTTTAAGTTCGGTGATGgatatatttggaaaagttaCGGGACCAAAATATGACGGCAAATACTTGAGGACATTGATAAACAACTTGCTCGGCGATACAACGCTCAAGGAAACACTAACACAAGTCATCATTCCTGCTTTCGACATTAAACGTCTTCAACCAGTGATTTTCACAACAGTCGAAGTAtgcaaattatatatttgttctctgttttttctttttttaaattaagtttttaaaaaactaagtatttttttttaaaattgaaatagttaTGCTTTAcctgaatatatatattcctttttccctcaaataaagtaattaattaacataaattgGCATTTATATATCCAGGCTAAATTGGATGAGTTAAAGAATCCAAAATTAGCAGATGTTTGTATTAGTACCTCTGCAGCACCAACCATCTTACCTAGtcatgaatttgaaattaaagactCCAAAGGGAATAAACGTAGATTTGATATGGTTGATGGTGCAGTTGCAGCCAATAATCCTGTAAGTATCTTTCTATCTAGTCTTTTTAATGGCTGtatgattaattaatgttatataaatcgatattgtaatttttgtaGACATTAGCTGCAATGACCCATGTTCGAAAAGAGATGAGcatatggaaagaaaaaagtgaactTATGCCAATAAAACCAATGGAAACATCAAAAAGGATGTTGATACTTTCATTAGGAACAGGTGCACCTAAAAACGAAGAGAAATATAGTGCAGCTGTTTCTTCAAAATGGGGTATCCTTGGTTGGATTTATCACAGTGGATCAACACCTATTATCGATATTTTCTCTGATGCAAGTGCTGATATGGTAGATTATCATATTGCCAGCATATTCCAATCTGAACACCATCAAAAAAACTATCTTCGTATtcaggtatatatatatatactttaaacaCCATTTCATTTCATCCATATATTATAGAATATATTACATTGTGGATTTGTACACACAGGATGACACATTGTCTGGCGTTGTAGCATCTGTGGATGTTGCAACCGAAGAGAATTTATTAAAGTTGATTGAAGTAGGAGAGGATTTGCTTAAGAAACAATTGTCAAGGGTTAATTTGGAATCTGGAAAGTTTGAGCCACTTGATGGCCATGGAACCAATGAGGATGCCCTCGTTGAATTTGCTTCAATGCTATCAGAGGAGAGAAAATTACGATCGTCTTCTTGAGACCCAATTCCATTAATATTTCATGGttttatttgtcttttttatttgatacttCATTGTGTTTAAATATCCTTCCATCTATGTGTATTgattaacaataaatttgaaaagtattttcttttttagaaaaaggaaCACTTTTTTTAGACTTGTTTTTTTGGTGAATTACAAATATCTAGACTATATAATTCTGTCTTTTACATATTAGAAGTGTATatataccatttttattaataaaaatggtataaattgcattaaaactttaaacaaaatcattacattaattattataatatttagctatcataaaacaataatatagaACATTATTAAAGACTCCTCGACACGAATATGATAAGAACTCTTGATAATTCATTGTATTTATCTGTCAATCATACAACAATAAGAACTTGTTAGGGAAAGAAGTCAAGAAgtcaagagaaggaaaaatagtgtttatatattaatatctaaatccaataaataaataaaactttggaAGAAATTGAGTTGATTGAAATAGATCACCAAGAGATGACATTCTTTTACATGGAAGAAAAGTAGAGAGAAGATGAGTCATTATATAGTTGCAAAGAGTTGagtaatattgcaaatattaaaattacaaaacttttgGAACTAAAAAATTAGTTCTAATTAAAAAGTAGAATCCTAAATTATGGAGTGATCAGAAACAAATGCATAAGCACATTCCATATATTTTaccttcttcatattttatttacatttagtaaataattaatgatttatAAACAACTCAAACAAGAAAttgatggagaaaaaaaaaaacctaaagaCAAATGAAATGGTATAATTAGCAACAAATCGTATAGGGTGAGTTTCAATGAGCAATTAATTACATTcctttgtatttaaattaaattacaaaatgatGACAAGTAAATAATGAAAAGGGATAATTTTGACACAAAAGGTTTATCTCATTGTACCCGTTTTATACGTATTCTAAATATTGATATAGATTAATGCTCAAGAAGCTTTTACAAGAcaatctatttattattttagattgTAACGAGCAAAAAAACGATCAAACGACTGTTTAGAATGAacatgataaataaaaaaattgcgAGTCACAAACTTTGGTCGGTTGAAAAACAAGAGGGATCAGTCTCGAAaagttatagtaaaattaaaatattcacaaactatagtaaaattttggattctatcactatagcatatcaataattattagtgatagaatttgctataggttgtaaatattttgtaaaatctactatttttaaaaattcttctATGTTATATGTCTAACATCACCAAAAAAAGATCAACGCAAACAAAAGTCATTCTCTCGTGATAAAAAAGGATCTTATCAAAGAAATTGAAGCAATCgataagaaagaagcaaatAATATGATTTGTGAAATCGACAATGTTGGAAGAACTGCGATAAAGTCGAAGCTTGGATCAATTGATCTAAATGAAGCTAGATACTGGTCTGAAAAAGCCTTtgatacaattaattttaaaagaaagtcGGAGCTTGGATCAATGTTAGAAAAACTGCGACGTCCTCAAaagagttaattttaaaagaaaataggagtcgtcaccaatctttttttacGGTATGATTGGACAccgaaataaagtaaacaatttaaaaaaatggtctgcaaaaaaatagagttgagttcgggagtcatttgtgtgtgAGGAATGTATTAGCACCCCACGACACCCATTTAGAAAACGGtggccaaatttcaaatcttgaattgaa
Coding sequences:
- the LOC101209795 gene encoding patatin-like protein 3 produces the protein MASDGCVKGKRITILSIDGGGIRGIIPGTILAFLESKLQELDGPDVRIADYFDVISGTSTGGLVTSMLTAPDENNRPLYAAKDLTRFYIEHGPKIFPQRNHFLSSVMDIFGKVTGPKYDGKYLRTLINNLLGDTTLKETLTQVIIPAFDIKRLQPVIFTTVEAKLDELKNPKLADVCISTSAAPTILPSHEFEIKDSKGNKRRFDMVDGAVAANNPTLAAMTHVRKEMSIWKEKSELMPIKPMETSKRMLILSLGTGAPKNEEKYSAAVSSKWGILGWIYHSGSTPIIDIFSDASADMVDYHIASIFQSEHHQKNYLRIQDDTLSGVVASVDVATEENLLKLIEVGEDLLKKQLSRVNLESGKFEPLDGHGTNEDALVEFASMLSEERKLRSSS